From one Gadus morhua chromosome 8, gadMor3.0, whole genome shotgun sequence genomic stretch:
- the kiss1ra gene encoding KISS1 receptor a: MFASTSSSEELWNSTESPSWDNRSRWNSSLGREGRGGVGGQEDGEQHPFLTDAWLVPLFFSLIMLVGLVGNSLVIYVISKHRQMRTATNFYIANLAATDITFLVCCVPFTATLYPLPGWIFGDFMCKFVAFLQQVTVQATCITLTAMSGDRCYVTVYPLKSLRHRTPRVAMIVSVCIWIGSFILSIPIFLYQHIEEGYWYGPRQYCVDRFPSKTHERAYILYQFIAAYLLPVLTISFCYTLMVKRVGRPTVEPVDNNYQVNLLSERTISIRSKVSRMVVVIVLLFTVCWGPIQFFVLFQSFYPQYQPNYATYKIKTWANCMSYANSSVNPIIYGFMGASFQKSFRKTFPFLFKHRIRDNSTVSRTANAEIKFVAAEEGNNNNVVSGIE; the protein is encoded by the exons ATgttcgcctccacctcctcctccgaggaGCTGTGGAACTCCACCGAGAGTCCGTCGTGGGACAACCGCTCCCGTTGGAACTCTTCCCTGggcagggagggaagggggggtgtCGGGGGCCAGGAGGATGGGGAGCAGCACCCCTTCCTCACGGACGCCTGGCTGGTGCCCCTTTTCTTCTCCCTGATCATGCTGGTGGGCCTGGTGGGGAACTCTCTGGTCATCTACGTCATTTCCAAACACCGGCAGATGAGGACCGCCACCAACTTCTACATCG CAAACCTTGCTGCCACAGACATCACCTTCCTGGTGTGCTGTGTGCCCTTCACTGCCACGCTCTACCCCCTCCCTGGTTGGATCTTTGGCGACTTCATGTGCAAATTTGTCGCCTTTCTTCAGCAG GTGACGGTGCAGGCCACATGCATCACCCTGACCGCCATGAGCGGCGACCGCTGCTACGTCACCGTGTACCCGCTCAAGTCGCTCCGTCACCGCACGCCGAGGGTGGCCATGATCGTCAGCGTCTGCATTTGGATAG GTTCCTTCATCCTTTCCATTCCCATCTTCCTGTACCAACACATCGAGGAGGGCTACTGGTACGGTCCCAGGCAGTACTGCGTGGACAGGTTCCCCAGCAAGACGCACGAGAGGGCCTACATCCTCTACCAGTTCATAGCCGCCTACCTGCTCCCCGTCCTCACCATCTCCTTCTGCTACACGCTGATGGTGAAGAGGGTAGGGCGGCCCACCGTGGAGCCAGTAGACAACAACTACCAG GTCAACCTGCTGTCGGAGAGGACCATCAGCATACGGAGCAAGGTGTccaggatggtggtggtgatcgtCCTTCTGTTCACCGTGTGCTGGGGTCCCATCCAGTTCTTTGTCCTCTTTCAGTCCTTCTATCCCCAGTACCAGCCCAACTACGCCACATACAAGATCAAGACGTGGGCCAACTGCATGTCCTACGCCAACTCCTCTGTCAACCCCATCATCTACGGCTTCATGGGGGCCAGCTTTCAGAAGTCCTTCAGGAAGaccttccccttcctcttcaAGCACAGGATCAGAGACAACAGCACGGTGTCCCGGACCGCCAACGCAGAGATCAAATTTGTGGCCGCGGAAGAAgggaacaataacaatgtcgTGAGCGGGATTGAATGA